The following proteins are co-located in the Eleginops maclovinus isolate JMC-PN-2008 ecotype Puerto Natales chromosome 23, JC_Emac_rtc_rv5, whole genome shotgun sequence genome:
- the rap2c gene encoding ras-related protein Rap-2c — protein sequence MKEYKVVVLGSGGVGKSALTVQFVTGTFIEKYDPTIEDFYRKEIEVDSSPSVLEILDTAGTEQFASMRDLYIKNGQGFILVYSLVNQQSFQDIRPMRDQIVRVKRFEKVPLILVGNKVDLESEREVPGSDGRALAQEWGCPFIETSAKSKTMVDELFAEIVRQMNYSTLPEKQEQCCTACVVQ from the exons ATGAAAGAGTATAAGGTGGTCGTGCTGGGCAGCGGCGGCGTCGGCAAGTCGGCGCTGACCGTCCAGTTTGTCACCGGCACCTTTATCGAGAAATACGACCCCACCATCGAGGACTTTTACCGCAAGGAGATCGAGGTGGACTCGTCTCCCTCCGTGCTGGAGATCCTGGACACGGCGGGGACGGAGCAGTTCGCCTCCATGAGAGATCTGTACATCAAGAACGGGCAGGGGTTCATCCTGGTGTACAGCCTGGTCAACCAGCAGTCTTTCCAG GACATCAGACCAATGCGAGACCAAATAGTGCGTGTGAAGCGCTTTGAGAAGGTGCCGTTGATCCTGGTTGGAAACAAAGTGGACCTGGAATCTGAGCGTGAGGTGCCGGGGTCAGATGGACGAGCTCTGGCTCAGGAGTGGGGCTGCCCTTTTATCGAAACTTCTGCCAAGAGCAAGACTATGGTGGACGAGCTGTTTGCAGAGATTGTCCGACAGATGAATTATTCCACCCTGCCAGAGAAGCAGGAACAGTGCTGCACAGCCTGTGTGGTACAGTGA
- the zgc:92907 gene encoding UDP-N-acetylglucosamine transferase subunit ALG13 homolog, whose product MKTVFVTVGTTSFDELIESITSPETVQALKARGYERLVLQVGRGSLLPSADSCPHITLEAYRFKDSIAEDIKYADLVISHAGAGSCLESLGAGKSLLVVINNKLMNNHQLEMARQLHMDSHLLYCSCSTLTETLRMMNLSVLQPFLPGQPKNFANFLDKALGVQ is encoded by the exons ATGAAGACTGTGTTTGTTACTGTCGGCACCACGAGCTTCGATGAGCTCATTGAAAGTATCACGAGTCCAGAGACCGTTCAG GCTTTGAAGGCTCGTGGATATGAGCGTTTAGTCCTTCAGGTTGGGAGAGGGTCTCTTCTTCCATCTGCTGACAGCTGTCCGCACATCACACTGGAGGCTTATCGATTCAAAGACTCGATAGCAGAAGACATCAAGTACGCCGACCTCGTCATCAGCCACGCAG GAGCAGGAAGTTGTTTGGAGTCGCTCGGTGCCGGAAAATCTCTGCTGGTCGTCATCAACAACAAACTGATGAACAACCACCAGCTGGAGATGGCCAGACAGCTGCATATGGACTCCCACTTGTTGTACTGCTCATGCAG cACCCTGACAGAAACTCTGAGGATGATGAATCTCTCCGTTCTACAGCCCTTTTTGCCTGGACAGCCCAAGAACTTTGCAAATTTCCTCGATAAAGCCCTTGGTGTTCAGTGA